In one Eulemur rufifrons isolate Redbay chromosome 14, OSU_ERuf_1, whole genome shotgun sequence genomic region, the following are encoded:
- the LOC138394430 gene encoding aquaporin-8: MSGEVAMCDSNFGNVKVKEPSMGGRWRVSWYERLVQPCLAELLGSALFIFIGCMSVIENGLDTGLLQPALAHGLALGLIIATLGNISGGHFNPAVSLAAMLSGGLTLVMLVPYWISQLLGGLIGAALAKAVSSEERFWNASGAAFVTVQEQGQMAGALGAEIILTMLLALVVCMGAINEKTKGPLAPFSIGFSVTVDILVGGNVSGACMNPARAFGPAVMANYWGFHWIYWLGPLLAGLLVGLFIRLFIGDGKTRLILKGR; encoded by the exons ATGTCTGGAGAG GTAGCTATGTGTGACTCTAACTTTGGCAATGTCAAGGTGAAGGAGCCGAGCATGGGTGGCAGGTGGCGTGTGTCCTGGTACGAGCGGCTGGTGCAGCCCTGCCTGGCTGAGCTGCTGGGCTCTGCCCTCTTCATCTTCATCGGGTGCATGTCTGTCATCGAGAATGGGCTGGACACCGGGCTGCTGCAGCCAGCCCTGGCCCAcgggctggccctggggctcaTCATTGCCACACTGGGGAACATCAG TGGGGGACACTTTAACCCTGCGGTGTCCCTGGCAGCCATGCTGAGTGGAGGCCTCACCCTGGTGATGCTCGTTCCCTACTGGATCTCCCAGCTGCTCGGCGGGCTGATCGGGGCTGCCCTGGCCAAG GCAGTGAGTTCTGAGGAGAGGTTCTGGAACGCATCTGGGGCGGCCTTTGTGACAGTCCAGGAGCAGGGGCAGATGGCAGGGGCGTTGGGGGCAGAGATCATCCTGACGATGCTGCTGGCCCTGGTCGTGTGCATGGGAGCCATCAACGAGAAGACCAAGGGCCCTCTGGCCCCATTCTCCATCGGCTTCTCTGTCACCGTGGACATCCTGGTAGG GGGTAACGTGTCTGGAGCCTGCATGAACCCTGCCCGTGCCTTTGGACCTGCCGTGATGGCCAACTACTGGGGCTTCCACTGGATCTACTGGCTGGGCCCACTCCTGGCTGGCCTGCTGGTGGGACTATTCATTAG GTTGTTCATTGGAGATGGAAAAACCCGCTTGATCCTGAAGGGACGGTGA